From a single Brassica napus cultivar Da-Ae chromosome C9, Da-Ae, whole genome shotgun sequence genomic region:
- the LOC125592717 gene encoding glutathione S-transferase T3-like yields the protein MNTTTGFVNLMYSQSSVDLESPEPAWFGSQGPDEFVFHPGVESSFQPAVQSAVQPTVESANKERRKWSPNEDKILIGAWLNTSKDPVVSCDQKAERFWKRIVDYYNASPQLVGTVPRELGPAKQWWARINEQVCKFVGCYEEALRGQRSGHNEDDVMKAALDSFFNIYEHKFSLEHAWRELRNDQKWCTTYMVKDGGKEKRKPVVDVDTEDDVAEPESRPVGVKAAGKRKKSGKEEEMSQLQSIMEMKEKLSKQKILERLLAKKDPLSEMEESLKLKLMTEML from the coding sequence ATGAATACCACAACTGGCTTTGTTAATCTAATGTATAGTCAATCTTCAGTTGATCTTGAGTCACCCGAACCAGCTTGGTTCGGGTCCCAAGGTCCTGATGAGTTTGTTTTCCACCCTGGTGTCGAGTCTTCTTTCCAACCTGCTGTCCAGTCTGCTGTGCAGCCTACTGTCGAGTCTGCTAACAAAGAGAGGAGGAAATGGTCTCCTAATGAGGATAAAATCCTCATTGGTGCTTGGCTTAACACCAGCAAAGACCCCGTTGTCAGCTGTGACCAGAAAGCTGAACGTTTCTGGAAGAGAATTGTTGACTACTACAACGCAAGCCCTCAACTGGTTGGGACAGTACCTAGAGAGCTTGGTCCAGCGAAGCAGTGGTGGGCTAGGATTAACGAGCAGGTTTGTAAGTTCGTTGGATGCTATGAGGAGGCGTTGAGGGGGCAGAGAAGTGGTCATAATGAAGACGATGTGATGAAAGCTGCCCTCGACTCATTCTTCAACATTTATGAGCACAAGTTCAGCCTCGAACATGCGTGGAGGGAGCTGAGGAATGACCAGAAATGGTGCACCACCTATATGGTTAAAGATGGTGGGAAGGAGAAGCGCAAACCAGTGGTGGACGTTGATACAGAAGATGATGTTGCCGAACCTGAAAGCAGACCAGTTGGTGTGAAAGCTGCTGgtaagaggaagaagagtggCAAGGAAGAAGAGATGTCACAGCTTCAGTCCATCATGGAAATGAAAGAAAAGCTCTCTAAACAAAAGATTCTAGAACGTTTACTTGCCAAAAAAGATCCTCTCTCCGAGATGGAAGAATCTCTTAAACTGAAACTCATGACTGAGATGTTATGA
- the LOC106416650 gene encoding lon protease homolog 1, mitochondrial-like — translation MTNLHCLHIGEFTYPRLADFGAAICGANRHQAQEVLEELDVHKHLRLTLELMKKEREISKIRETIAKAIEEKISGEQRRYLLNEQLKAIKKELGVETDDKSALSVLYSVLVISRLPSAPLYRSSQSCYSLETHMSRFFLWEAIKVQKTTFYSFKRHINAFAAEAEEITKHPFMEFYAS, via the exons ATGACAAATCTGCACTGTCTG CATATAGGTGAATTCACTTATCCACGGTTAGCGGATTTTGGAGCGGCTATATGTGGTGCAAATAGGCATCAAGCtcaagaagttcttgaagaaCTTGAT GTTCATAAACATCTGCGGTTGACGCTGGAATTGATGAAAAAAGAAAGGGAAATTAGCAAGATTCGG GAAACTATAGCAAAAGCAATTGAAGAAAAAATTAGCGGTGAGCAACGCCGTTACTTGCTAAATGAGCAGCTCAAGGCTATTAAGAAG GAGCTTGGTGTGGAGACAGATGACAAATCTGCACTGTCTG TCTTATATAGTGTACTTGTCATCTCACGCCTACCCTCTGCACCTCTCTACCGCTCATCCCAATCGTGTTACTCACTCGAAACACACATGTCTCGCTTCTTTCTTTGGGAAG CCATCAAAGTGCAGAAGACGACATTTTACTCATTCAAGAGACATATCAATGCTTTCGCCGCTGAAGCTGAAGAAATCACGA AGCATCCATTCATGGAGTTTTATGCTTCTTGA